One Nicotiana sylvestris chromosome 12, ASM39365v2, whole genome shotgun sequence genomic window carries:
- the LOC104225514 gene encoding polygalacturonase-like, whose translation MANFNTILSLQLFIFSSSILLIIPSCLAYNVVSFGARGDGRTDSTAPFLRAWMAACSSAKPNNVYVPRGTYVIRPVTFTGPCRSRIEFRIVGTVVAPADYNVIGGSSFWILFYKVSRLSVYGGTIDAKGHGFWSCRRSGHSCPPGARSITFLWCDNVLLSGLKSLNSQIMNVAIDYSSHVRVQNVRIRSPSGSPNTDGIHVENSRDVTIKDSIIQTGDDCISIGPGSMNMLIQKIGCGPGHGISIGSLANSYNEAGVQNITVANSVFTKTQNGVRIKSWARPSDGYAKNLMFRNLVMRNVGFPILIDQNYCPEDNCPHQGSGVKVSEVTYKNVKGTSSTQQAIKLDCSNTTPCTGIKLQDIKLSFVDYRLRRPALTYCRNAHGRHGGTVIPKSCF comes from the exons ATGGCTAACTTCAATACAATTCTATCTTTGCAACTTTTCATTTTCTCTTCTTCCATATTACTAATAATACCTTCTTGTTTAGCTTACAATGTGGTTAGTTTTGGGGCTAGAGGAGATGGAAGGACAGACTCAACCGCGCCATTTCTTCGTGCTTGGATGGCAGCCTGCAGCTCAGCTAAGCCGAATAACGTTTATGTTCCTCGAGGAACGTACGTTATTAGGCCAGTGACATTCACTGGCCCATGCCGGAGCAGAATTGAGTTCCGAATTGTCGGAACTGTCGTTGCTCCGGCAGATTATAATGTGATTGGAGGTTCTagcttttggattttgttttaTAAAGTAAGTAGACTTTCTGTCTATGGTGGAACAATTGATGCTAAAGGACATGGTTTTTGGTCTTGTAGAAGATCTGGTCATTCTTGCCCTCCTGGAGCTAGG TCAATAACATTTTTGTGGTGTGATAATGTACTGCTAAGTGGATTGAAATCATTGAACAGCCAAATAATGAATGTGGCAATTGATTATAGTAGCCATGTGAGAGTCCAAAATGTGAGAATAAGATCTCCAAGTGGAAGTCCAAATACAGATGGGATTCATGTGGAGAATTCCAGGGATGTTACAATCAAAGATAGCATCATCCAAACTGGAGATGACTGCATTTCCATTGGCCCTGGCTCCATGAATATGTTGATTCAGAAGATTGGTTGTGGCCCTGGACATGGCATCAG CATAGGGAGTTTAGCAAACAGCTATAACGAAGCAGGAGTTCAAAATATAACAGTGGCAAATTCAGTATTCACTAAAACACAAAATGGTGTAAGGATAAAGTCATGGGCAAGGCCAAGTGATGGCTATGCTAAAAATCTCATGTTCAGAAACCTTGTTATGAGGAATGTTGGGTTCCCCATCCTCATTGATCAAAACTATTGCCCCGAAGACAACTGTCCTCACCAG GGTTCAGGAGTGAAGGTGAGTGAAGTGACATACAAGAATGTGAAGGGAACATCATCCACCCAACAAGCAATAAAATTAGATTGCAGTAATACAACTCCATGTACTGGTATTAAATTGCAAGATATAAAGCTCAGTTTCGTGGATTATCGATTGAGAAGGCCAGCTTTAACCTACTGTAGAAATGCACATGGCAGACATGGTGGCACCGTCATTCCAAAGAGttgtttttaa